A segment of the Candidatus Moraniibacteriota bacterium genome:
GAGATTGAAGCCAGAGCCGGAGATGAGTTTAATCCGGAGGTGCATGAAGCCGTAAAACAGGAATCAGGAATCGCGAATCAGGAATCAGGAAATAAAATAAGTAAAGTTTTGCAGAAAGGATACAAAATGGAAAAAAGAGTGATTAGACCGGCAAGAGTAATAGTAGAATAACCCGCGAATAAAAATAGTTCATTTTAAAATAAAATAAAAAAGCCCGATTCGCTCTAAATTTCTATATTGGTTTGTGAACCCGTTAGAAAGTTAGGCGAACCGAGCTGGGACAGCTACGAGTTTTCAGGATTAAAACCGTAGAGCTTTTTCATTAGTTTTCGCAAGCGAGGACTAACGCCCTTGTTTATTTTGTTAAGAAATTTTTCGCCGCCATCACCGAGAAGATCGGTGCGAACGGCATTAATTTTCTTTTTCATTGGGAGCGGGTTCCGGACAAGTTTGTCACGAACTGGTAAATCGTCAAACATTTTTCACCTCCGTTTGCACTAGGATTATCTAAGTAGTTCTCTCCGAATCTCAATGTATCCATTTTCTCTGCTATTCCTAATAAGATTAGTCAAGTAAATGCTTATTTGCTTTAAATGATCCGATGAAAATTCCAACGCTTGAGAAAAAAACCAGTTTCTAAGCTCCACTGCTTCGGGCAAAGTTATTTTTACCATAAAAAGAACTACCTCCTCGTATAAATTTTTTGATGTCCAAAGGTTAACATAAATAAATATTTTAGTCAAAATTGATTATCGACTTTTGCCTTAAATAAAGCTAAAAGCTGGTAATTAATAAATTTTTGCTAATTAACTTTGAAGCTAATCAAACTAACAAAGCTAATGAAGCTAATAAAGCTATGGGTAAGATATTAGGAATCGACCTCGGCACCACTAACTCGGCAATGGCTGTAGTTCAGGCCGGAAAGCCGCAGATTTTAGAAAACAAAGAGGGAGCGCGCACCACTCCTTCAATGGTGGCAATTTCCAAAAATGGCGAGCGTCTCGTGGGTCTTTTGGCCAAACGCCAAGCGGTAACTAATCCGGGAAATACTTTGTTTTCCATCAAACGGCTCATTGGGAGAAGATTTGAGGATGCTGAAGTGCAAAGGGATTTAAAACTAATGCCCTACAAAATTGTAAAGGCCAATGGGGGAGTAAAAGTCATAATGGGAGACCCCTCGAGTTCCTCGGGGCAAGCAGAATATACACCGCAGGAAATTTCGGCCATGATTTTGGGGAAACTGAAAGCCGATGCCGAAGAGCGATTGGGAGAAAAAATTACTGACGCGGTGATTACCGTTCCGGCCTATTTTGACGACTCACAGAGAAAATCAACTAAAGAAGCGGGAGAAATCGCCGGGTTTAATGTCAAAAGAATAATCAACGAACCAACAGCCGCGGCGCTGGCTTATGGATTTAGCCAGAAGTCCGCCCAAGGCGGATCCGCCTCCGGCGGAAAAGAAGAAAAAATTGCGGTTTACGATCTGGGAGGTGGGACTTATGACATTTCTATTCTGGAAGTAGGCGGAGATACGGTGGAAGTGAAATCCACCAACGGCGACACTCACTTGGGGGGAGATGATTTTGACCAGCGGCTCATTGAGTGGATTATTGGCGAATTTAAAAAACAGGAAGGAATTGATTTAGGGAAAGATCCGTTGGCTTTGCAAAGGATTAAGGAAGCGGCGGAAAAGGCGAAAATTGAATTATCCACCGCGATGGAAACGGAAATTAATCAGCCGTTTATTACTAGCGGCACCGATGGCCCCAAACACTTGGTAATGAAAATGAGCCGGGCAAAATTGGAAGAACTAGTGCACGATTTAGTAGAAAAAACGATTGAAC
Coding sequences within it:
- the dnaK gene encoding molecular chaperone DnaK; this translates as MGKILGIDLGTTNSAMAVVQAGKPQILENKEGARTTPSMVAISKNGERLVGLLAKRQAVTNPGNTLFSIKRLIGRRFEDAEVQRDLKLMPYKIVKANGGVKVIMGDPSSSSGQAEYTPQEISAMILGKLKADAEERLGEKITDAVITVPAYFDDSQRKSTKEAGEIAGFNVKRIINEPTAAALAYGFSQKSAQGGSASGGKEEKIAVYDLGGGTYDISILEVGGDTVEVKSTNGDTHLGGDDFDQRLIEWIIGEFKKQEGIDLGKDPLALQRIKEAAEKAKIELSTAMETEINQPFITSGTDGPKHLVMKMSRAKLEELVHDLVEKTIEPMKKALSDAKMDAKDIDEVIMVGGVTRMPLVLQTVEKFFGKKPNISVNPDEVVAVGAAIQGGVLEGSVRDVLLLDVTPLTLGIETLGGVRTPLIERNTTIPTAKSQIFSTAADSQPSVEIHVLQGEREMASDNKTLGRFILDGIPPAPRGIPQVEVTFDIDANGILSVTAKDKATGKSQSIRIEASTGLSKEEIEKMKKDAEAHAEEDRKKKDLVEARNMADTLVYTTEKALRDAGGKITADEKKPIEEKVEALKKVKDSDDAEAIKRATQELSTEAQKIGEKLYKAASEAQKQQGGQPGEQPKKEGEVKDAEVDNEKKDEGASEDKK